Genomic segment of Mytilus edulis unplaced genomic scaffold, xbMytEdul2.2 SCAFFOLD_1930, whole genome shotgun sequence:
TAAACCTGTAACAAGTTCACATACTCCATGATGAACACAGCGTACATGTAAACCTGTAACAAGTTCACATACCCCATGATGAACACAGCTACATAAACCTGTAACAAGTTCACATACCCCATGATGAACACAGCTACATAAACCTGTAACAAGTTCACATAACCCCATGATGAACACAGCTACATAAACCTGTAACAAGTTCACATACCCCATGATGAACACAGCTACATAAACCTGTTACAAGTTCACATACCCCATGATGAACACAGCTACATGTAACCTGTTACAAGTTCACATACCCCATGATGAACACAGCTACATAAACCTGTAACAAGTTCAAATACCCCATGATGAACACAGCTACATAAACCTGTAACAAGTTCATATACCCCGTGATGAACACAGCTACATAAACCTGTAACAAGTTCACATACCCCGTGATGAACACAGCTACATAAACCTGTAACAAATTCACATACTCCATGATGAACACAGCTACATAAACCTGTAACAAGTTCACATACTCCATGATGAACACAGCTACATAAACCTGTAACAAGTTCACATACCCCCTGATGAACACAGCTACATAAACCTGTAACAAGTTCACATACCCCCTGATGAACACAGCTACATAAACCTGTAACAAGTTCACATACCCCGTGATGAACACAGCTACATAAACCTGTAACAAGTTCACATACCCCATGATGAACACAGCTACATAAACCTGTAACAAGTTCACATACTCCATGATGAACACAGCTAGATAAACCTGTAACAAGTTCACATACTCCATGATGAACACAGCTACATAAACCTGTAACAAGTTCACATACTCCATGATGAACACAGCTACATAAACCTGTAACAAGTTCACATACCCCATGATGAACACAGCTAGATAAACCTGTAACAAGTTCACATACTCCATGATGAACACAGCTACATAAACCTGTAACAAGTTCACATACCCCATAATGAACATAGCTACATAAACCTGTAACAAGTTCACATACCCCGTGATGAACACAGCTACATAAACCTGTAACAAGTTCACATACCTCATGATGAACACAGCTACATAAACCTGTAACAAGTTCACATACCCCGTAATGAACACAGCTACATAAACCTGTAACAAGTTCACATACCCCATGATGAACACAGCTACATAAACCTGTAACAAGTTCACATACTCCATGATGAACACAGCTACATAAACCTGTAACAAGTTCACATACTCCATAATGAACACAGCTACATAAACCTGTAACAAGTTCACATACCCCCTGATGAACACAGCTACATGTAACCTGTAACAAGTTCACATACCCCATGATGAACACAGCTAGATAAACCTGTAACAAGTTCAAATAACCAATGATGAACACAGCTACATAAACCTGTAACAAGTTCACATACCCCATGATGAACACAGCTACATAAACCTGTAACAAGTTCACATACCCCATGATGAACACAGCTACATAAACCTGTAACAAGTTCACATACTCTATGATGAACACAGCTACATGTAACCTGTTACAAGTCTCCCATACCCCATGATGAACACAGCTACATGTAACCTGTTACAAGTTCACATACCCCATGATGAACACAGCTACATAAACCTGTAACAAGTTCACATACCTCATGATGAACACAGCTACATAAACCTGTAACAAGTTCACATACCCCATGATGAACACAGCTACATAAACCTGTAACAAGTTCACATACCTCATGATGAACACAGCTACATAAACCTGTAACAAGttcacatactgtggattcatttattttcgtgggtaccaattttcgtggtttgggGAAAAattacatattcgtggatatttaatttcgtggttttggcaaagtctacactcattcctttagaaaatttgttattcgttgaacatttgaattcgtggttctgCTGtatccacgaaatccacgaaaattggtatccaacgaataataatgaatccacagtatcccaTGATGAACACAGCTACATGTAACCTGTTACAAGTTCACATACCCCATGATGAACACAGCTACATAAACCTGTAACAAGTTCACATACCCCGTGATGAACACAGCTACATGTTTAAAGAGAATTATAAAATCTGTACTTTGTTTGGCAGTTTGGGATGGTTCTTGTTTTAATATATGTATTGcatttttcaaaatcttttatATGACTAGGTTTTCATTGtgctttttaaattaaatgtgttTTGACATAATCTCATTGAACAGTAAAAAAAAGTCCTAATAATGTAGTCCATTGGATGAACTATGGGTACCTTCATCTTTGTAGGACCTGGGCTGAATAGCTACAATATACTTACAATAGCAGTTCCTTGTCCGGACCTTTCCTCATATCTGGGTCTGGACCTTTAGCCAAGTTAGACCTAGGCTGATTTACTACAACATGTGTTGGACCAGTGCTGGaagaaacaaataatttaattactATTAAGGTTGATTTACTACAACATGGGTTGGACCAGTGCTGGaagaaacaaataatttaattactATTAAGGTTGATTTACTACAACATGGGTTGGACCAGTGCTGGaagaaacaaataatttaattactATTAAGGTTTATTTACTACAACATGGGTTGGACCAGTGCTGGaagaaacaaataatttaattactATTAAGGTTTATTTACTACAACATGTGTTGGACCAGTGCTGGAAGAAACAAATAATTACTATTAAGGTTGCTTTGTCAACtttgataaaatgaaatataaacatcACTGTCTAAATGAttcatcaaataatttatttgtgtGTGTCGTGTTATCAAGGTAGTTTATGTTGTACATGTTTCCCCCATACATGCCATCTTTTTTACttgaattatatatttaaacCATTTGGTTTCTGTAATATCTAGTAGAAATGAAATCAGATATATTAAAGTAACCTGTTAATGTTATTTTACTTTGTCAAATGAATCATTAGACTGGTGTCAAAATCAGATTATTGAAACATTTGGATATTAGACCAATTGTACAGGTCATAGATGATGAGGCTGACTGAGACATTGCTTCAGTGGTCATTGTATGCAGACATATAAACAAATCcagacaataatattttttttaaaaagcaaacaCCATTGTTGTGGAAGAGGAGACATAGGCAGATCACAAAGCCTTAGAATACATACCAGTGCCACAAAATAAAAACACACTTTTATATAACAATTGATATGCTGATAAATAGATAAAATATACACTGTATGACATGcataaaaggcaaaataaaaacaacaacaatcaaaTGTATAGACCTGGAATCTCCTTGTTTGCCAGCAGACATTTTCAAACAACACTTGGTTGCTAGGTTACTTAAAATCACACTTGATGATGACAAATAATCCCCACTCAATCTTTAGTGTAAgcagtaaaaaaaagaaaaaactttctacaatataacatgtataattctTCTGCTTTGGATTGAttataattcacaaaatatctgaaatatttaTTACTGACTATAATGCATCTGTACCTCACTCAATCCAATTGTTTGTCATGCAAATCTTTCATAACAATGCTATTTGAACAATTATCAATTGTGTACAAATACTATATATAAAAGTTTTGATAAGCTACAGCCCCTCTCTTAAAGAAGGTGTGAAGAAAACTTAAAAACTATATTATGGAATTCAAAATATTCTtgtattctgcattgtatactgtAGTCGAATAAATTTGCTGGAAAGTTAGTTGTGTTGAAAACTTGGATGAGTTGAAGTAATTACTCTGTTCTAGTAAAAATTTCTTTTGCTCAAAGCATATTTACCTCTAATGAGTCAAAATCCAATGAATTCTTTAGACCCAATAGTCCATTGATGTAAAATTATTCTTAATTGACCCTGATCTCACAAAGAAATTTCCAAAGATGCAGACCACATGATAAAAATTCCAATTGAATGTTTTCATTTGTTACCATATCATTTTTAATAGAGATTAAAGCTGGGTAAAAAACTTGTTTAAATAACAGTTAAATTGACACGTTTATGGTAACCACAAAATACGGAGATTGAATACAGTCATATCAAACTATGTTCAAAGTTTACACAAATATCATATCTCATTTCAGGCAAACCAAATTTCTTATGACATACTTGACCACAGGTGAGTCTAACCTAGTGACATACTTGACCACAGGTGAGTCTAACATAGGATAAGTCAAATTATTTAGTCTGGTTCCTTTGACTTTGACTTAAAAAGGTCCACTGTAGTCTTACTGAGTAACATGTTTAGCTCTAATATCTTAGTGAGTAACATGTTTAGCTGTAGTTTGTCTGATTATCTTACTGagtaacataaaattgagaatggaattgggaatgtgccaaagagacaacaacccgaccatagaaaaaaacaacagcagaaggtcaccaacaggtcttcaatgtagcgaggcgtccttcagctggcccctaaacaaatatatactagttcagtgataatgaacgccatactaatttccaaattgtacacaagaaactaaaattaaaataatacaagactaacaaaggccagaggctcctgacttgggacaggcacaaaaatgcagcggggttaaacatgtttgtgagatctcaaccctccccctatacctctagccaatgtagaaaagtaaacgcataacaatacgcacattaaaattcagttcaagagaagtccgagtctgatgtcagaagatgtaaccaaagaaaataaacacaagagtgcacacgctgaaatgtctcgccttctatactaatcattgatattatgttgatagtccttagtataaagctaagctttataacaactgtcacataaacttaacattaaccaagataactaaacatagaccaatgaaccttgaaaatgaggtcaaggtcagatgaaccatgccaggcagacatgtacagctaacaatgcttctatacaacatatatagttgacttattacttatagtttaagaaaaatagaccaaaacacaaaaacttaacactgtgcaatgaaccgtgaaaatgaggtcacgatcaaataaaacctgtgcgactgacataaagatcataaaatatttccatacaccaaatatagttgacctatggcatatagtattagataaaaagaccaaaactcaaaaacttaactttgaccactgaaccatgaaaatgaggtcaaggtcacatgacatctgcccactagacatgtacaccttacaatagttccatacaacaaatatagtagacctattgcatatagtatgagaaaaacagaccaaaaaacaaaaatttaactttgaccactgaaccatgaaaatgaggtcaaggtcacatgacatctgcccgctagacatgtacaccttacaatcgttccatacaacaaatatagtagacctattgc
This window contains:
- the LOC139508064 gene encoding uncharacterized protein, whose product is MNPQYVNLLQVYVAVFIMRYVNLLQVYVAVFIMGYVNLLQVYVAVFIMRLHVAVFIRGYVNLLQVYVAVFIMEYVNLLQVYVAVFIMEYVNLLQVYVAVFIMGYVNLLQVYVAVFITGYVNLLQVYVAVFIMRYVNLLQVYVAVFITGYVNLLQVYVAMFIMGYVNLLQVYVAVFIMEYVNLLQVYLAVFIMGYVNLLQVYVAVFIMEYVNLLQVYVAVFIMEYVNLLQVYLAVFIMEYVNLLQVYVAVFIMGYVNLLQVYVAVFITGYVNLLQVYVAVFIRGYVNLLQVYVAVFIRGYVNLLQVYVAVFIMEYVNLLQVYVAVFIMEYVNLLQVYVAVFITGYVNLLQVYVAVFITGYMNLLQVYVAVFIMGYLNLLQVYVAVFIMG